The Dehalogenimonas sp. 4OHTPN genome window below encodes:
- a CDS encoding sce7726 family protein, whose product MKDQDIRAVLKAELMRKYAGDSNTLVLDELGIRHGLGRLDLAVVNHRLHGYEIKGDLDNLRRLPDQIKVFSSVADRMTLVVSYRHAGRAFKMVPDWWGVRLAEPNEASGSVVLNSARAPRNNPSVDINALVTLLWRNEALAMLEGIDAADGVRSKSRKIIYHRLVEAFDPEDLKTRIRQQLRNRKAWRVAEPQTSCGD is encoded by the coding sequence ATGAAAGACCAAGACATTCGGGCTGTCTTAAAAGCGGAACTTATGAGAAAGTACGCCGGAGACAGCAATACTCTCGTTCTTGACGAATTGGGGATTAGGCACGGATTGGGCCGCCTGGATTTGGCGGTTGTAAATCATCGGCTCCACGGGTATGAAATCAAGGGTGATCTCGATAACTTACGGCGATTACCGGACCAAATTAAGGTTTTCAGCAGTGTTGCCGATCGTATGACCCTAGTTGTAAGTTATCGTCACGCGGGTCGGGCTTTTAAAATGGTCCCGGACTGGTGGGGGGTCAGACTAGCAGAACCAAACGAAGCAAGCGGTTCGGTGGTACTTAACAGTGCAAGGGCGCCACGCAATAATCCTTCGGTGGATATCAACGCCCTTGTGACCTTGCTATGGCGTAACGAAGCATTGGCAATGCTTGAAGGGATAGACGCTGCAGATGGTGTTCGTTCCAAGAGCAGGAAAATTATTTACCACAGGCTCGTTGAGGCATTTGACCCCGAGGATCTTAAGACGAGGATAAGGCAACAATTGAGGAATCGAAAAGCGTGGCGAGTTGCCGAACCGCAAACGTCATGTGGTGATTGA